A window from Ostrinia nubilalis chromosome 13, ilOstNubi1.1, whole genome shotgun sequence encodes these proteins:
- the LOC135077756 gene encoding uncharacterized Golgi apparatus membrane protein-like protein CG5021 isoform X1, translating to MNNPNMNSATPGVPQVPLLDDDTLAFGEEDNANKQFVHPYIVFFHLVFRCSAVVVYMLCDWFSDSFIASFVLVVLLLSADFWTVKNITGRLLVGLRWWNYVDDAGKSHWVFESKQSRVNANESRLFWLGLVLCPLVWALFFVVCLFRLKFEWMLLVLIALTLTGANLLGYIKCKFGAKENLKSATTDFVKKQLFQGASSLFTQPAPPTTANTGVI from the exons ATGAATAATCCAAACATGAATTCGGCAACT CCCGGCGTGCCGCAGGTGCCGCTGCTCGACGACGACACGCTGGCCTTCGGCGAGGAAGACAACGCCAACAAGCAGTTCGT GCACCCGTACATCGTGTTCTTCCACCTGGTGTTCCGGTGCTCGGCGGTGGTGGTGTACATGCTGTGCGATTGGTTCTCCGACTCCTTCATCGCCAGCTTCGTGCTAGTCGTGCTGCTGCTCTCCGCAGACTTCTGGACCGTCAAGAACATCACGG GTCGACTGCTGGTGGGCCTTCGGTGGTGGAACTACGTGGATGACGCCGGAAAGTCGCATTGGGTATTCGAATCTAAACAG AGCCGAGTGAACGCCAACGAGTCGCGGCTGTTCTGGCTGGGGCTGGTGCTGTGCCCGCTGGTGTGGGCCCTCTTCTTCGTCGTCTGCCTCTTCCGCCTCAAGTTCGAGTGGATG TTGCTGGTGCTGATTGCCCTGACCCTCACAGGAGCGAACCTGTTAGGCTACATCAAGTGCAAGTTCGGAGCCAAGGAGAACCTCAAGTCGGCCACCACGGACTTCGTGAAGAAACAGCTGTTCCAGGGCGCTTCGTCGCTCTTCACGCAGCCAGCCCCGCCCACCACAGCCAATACGGGCGTCATATAA
- the LOC135077756 gene encoding uncharacterized Golgi apparatus membrane protein-like protein CG5021 isoform X2 yields MNNPNMNSATVPLLDDDTLAFGEEDNANKQFVHPYIVFFHLVFRCSAVVVYMLCDWFSDSFIASFVLVVLLLSADFWTVKNITGRLLVGLRWWNYVDDAGKSHWVFESKQSRVNANESRLFWLGLVLCPLVWALFFVVCLFRLKFEWMLLVLIALTLTGANLLGYIKCKFGAKENLKSATTDFVKKQLFQGASSLFTQPAPPTTANTGVI; encoded by the exons ATGAATAATCCAAACATGAATTCGGCAACT GTGCCGCTGCTCGACGACGACACGCTGGCCTTCGGCGAGGAAGACAACGCCAACAAGCAGTTCGT GCACCCGTACATCGTGTTCTTCCACCTGGTGTTCCGGTGCTCGGCGGTGGTGGTGTACATGCTGTGCGATTGGTTCTCCGACTCCTTCATCGCCAGCTTCGTGCTAGTCGTGCTGCTGCTCTCCGCAGACTTCTGGACCGTCAAGAACATCACGG GTCGACTGCTGGTGGGCCTTCGGTGGTGGAACTACGTGGATGACGCCGGAAAGTCGCATTGGGTATTCGAATCTAAACAG AGCCGAGTGAACGCCAACGAGTCGCGGCTGTTCTGGCTGGGGCTGGTGCTGTGCCCGCTGGTGTGGGCCCTCTTCTTCGTCGTCTGCCTCTTCCGCCTCAAGTTCGAGTGGATG TTGCTGGTGCTGATTGCCCTGACCCTCACAGGAGCGAACCTGTTAGGCTACATCAAGTGCAAGTTCGGAGCCAAGGAGAACCTCAAGTCGGCCACCACGGACTTCGTGAAGAAACAGCTGTTCCAGGGCGCTTCGTCGCTCTTCACGCAGCCAGCCCCGCCCACCACAGCCAATACGGGCGTCATATAA